From one Mycobacterium colombiense CECT 3035 genomic stretch:
- a CDS encoding DUF899 domain-containing protein has product MNTPPIVSARQWAGAHQQLLAKEKELTRAHDALAALRRRMPWTAVDKRYEFDGPDGRVDLLGLFQGRRQLVVYRAFYGPDVDGWPDHACRGCSMMADHVGNLAHLNARDTTLVFASRAPQADIERLKARMDWKMPWYTITDDFDADFGVGEWHGTNAFIHDGDRVLRTYFINNRGDEALGTTWSFLDMTALGRQESWEDSPPGYPQTAPYEWWDWHDAYGEHAPSRWFGEPDPNDPDDQRPPREK; this is encoded by the coding sequence ATGAACACACCGCCGATCGTCTCCGCCCGACAGTGGGCGGGCGCGCACCAGCAACTGCTGGCAAAGGAGAAGGAACTGACCCGGGCCCACGACGCGCTCGCGGCCCTGCGACGCCGGATGCCGTGGACGGCCGTGGACAAGCGGTACGAGTTCGACGGACCCGACGGCAGGGTCGACCTGCTGGGCCTGTTCCAGGGCAGGCGCCAGCTCGTCGTCTACCGCGCCTTCTACGGACCCGACGTCGACGGTTGGCCCGACCACGCGTGCCGGGGCTGCTCGATGATGGCCGATCACGTCGGCAACCTGGCCCACCTGAACGCCCGCGACACCACGCTGGTGTTTGCGTCGCGCGCGCCGCAGGCCGACATCGAGCGTCTCAAGGCGCGGATGGACTGGAAGATGCCGTGGTACACGATCACCGACGACTTCGACGCCGATTTCGGGGTGGGCGAATGGCACGGCACCAACGCCTTCATCCACGACGGTGACCGGGTGTTGCGCACCTACTTCATCAACAACCGCGGCGACGAGGCGCTCGGCACCACGTGGAGCTTCCTGGACATGACGGCGTTGGGCCGCCAGGAAAGCTGGGAGGACTCCCCGCCGGGCTACCCGCAGACCGCTCCCTACGAGTGGTGGGACTGGCACGACGCGTACGGCGAGCACGCGCCGTCGCGCTGGTTCGGTGAGCCCGACCCGAACGATCCCGACGACCAACGGCCGCCGCGCGAGAAGTAA
- a CDS encoding nuclear transport factor 2 family protein: protein MGDAAEGQVVERYLECLAAHDWDGLADTIAEEGLTREGPFCDAVEGKARYIAFLRKACTALEGHRLHVRRVSHVDSRVSYAELSETFDVDGVATTWPECILFERDDDGLISHVSVFFKQRPAGA from the coding sequence CCTGGAATGCCTGGCCGCTCACGACTGGGACGGCCTGGCCGACACCATCGCCGAGGAAGGCCTGACCCGGGAGGGACCGTTCTGCGACGCGGTCGAGGGCAAGGCGCGCTATATCGCCTTCCTGCGTAAGGCGTGCACCGCGCTGGAGGGTCATCGGTTGCACGTGCGGCGGGTCTCGCACGTGGACAGCCGGGTGTCGTACGCCGAACTGTCCGAGACATTCGACGTCGACGGCGTCGCGACCACGTGGCCCGAATGCATCCTGTTCGAGCGAGACGACGACGGATTGATCTCTCACGTCAGCGTGTTCTTCAAGCAGCGGCCCGCCGGCGCCTGA